In Drosophila pseudoobscura strain MV-25-SWS-2005 chromosome 4, UCI_Dpse_MV25, whole genome shotgun sequence, the following proteins share a genomic window:
- the LOC117184028 gene encoding condensin complex subunit 1-like: MEETHDFQFILPLNSEDLVNSSGDHYYVKELYSSKEIPEKLLECKRKVSHDKDAFYILDTFDTYYSVIESNATDAASLRNLMRSFDLLYMTVEMLGQSLTETFADKGPPTNRIRHLNLTKMTLYLQVNVVRKIDSVAQRARRDQQMNLQKKRGKQPEALDQYPDWDEKRGKFLVQLFNILQLPLERLWAPPIVEEDFITMLCDICYRTLELTPMRHDNRHVFDTLFQILGTCIKRFNHAMTFPVRILQILRGTEHAAAAVANGILTLHEEYGISKVFEILLKSIVEALQLDSADTTVSKHFSTFLSEFSSISPELIIPHLSKVSDELLDCQSHMLRNTVLQILADAVISDLTAEDLSDEMKEVRNEFLDHLYDHIMDGSAHVRTKALHILVHLKTQHAIPLTYLTKVLAAAVGRLEDKSSLVRKAAMQLIKSTLESNPFSSKLSLEELLHKHQNEVEIMEKLNEVLEAERKEEERLNEQWSERAIEILPEIKEHLTEFPNLDFDKEESDTELLEKILPLMRDKEYKKAVVLVRKIDFLAGNQEIVSMLEFEEKVFYVMELLKTYHLLAAGLKQSSEEMLRQIKTVQFLKDSIDYTTIVTGAYPKLQDLLMSKTNTDVLEAVDLFTTGYMFGIAGTDAGMRKMLMLVWSSDKEKRDAVSEAYRRVLFTTELQARAHAIRVVQNLSKFLEEIDYGHYLSLETLVADWVNVGQIDALVIQVLFERFTLKLEGTTNNEARLALELLIMASKAKNSIVTANTAIIEDIAVGQRARSEPRLFAGCLRLLVNSIDANNNAKYYKRHNTDAKFVVEVIRFFLDCFFHEKLKDFDGMATSVLEYIYRMWQSLFSRWQKRYRRRIKPELKTESDITVKPPLSESLNIENSLLSAESLARLEQAADAEFEKYIVEDEMSDGGEQTTHSESHDNDRFIIEDQLSDSMEEASHSQSESSLILFLQQRNNELQAEAECLRVENTQLRMENISLKKSFEIHKCFFE, encoded by the exons AGTGCAAGCGCAAAGTGAGCCACGACAAGGATGCCTTCTACATTTTGGATACCTTCGACACGTACTACTCCGTCATCGAGTCGAACGCCACGGATGCGGCCTCCCTTCGGAACCTGATGCGTTCCTTCGACCTGCTGTACATGACTGTCGAGATGCTGGGCCAGAGCCTCACAGAGACTTTCGCAGACAAAGGGCCGCCCACGAACCGCATCCGCCATTTGAATCTCACCAAGATGACACTCTACCTGCAGGTGAACGTCGTCAGGAAGATCGACAGTGTGGCCCAGCGTGCGAGGCGCGACCAGCAGATGAATTTGCAGAAGAAACGCGGCAAGCAGCCTGAGGCCCTCGATCAGTACCCCGACTGGGATGAAAAGCGCGGCAAATTTCTCGTTCAGCTCTTCAATATCCTCCAGTTGCCGCTGGAGCGGCTCTGGGCCCCACCCATAGTTGAAGAGGACTTTATAAC GATGCTCTGTGACATTTGCTATCGCACTTTGGAGCTCACGCCGATGCGCCACGACAACCGACATGTGTTCGATACCCTGTTTCAGATTTTGGGCACATGCATTAAGCGCTTCAACCACGCCATGACCTTCCCGGTCCGCATACTGCAGATCCTGCGCGGCACTGAGCACGCCGCCGCAGCGGTGGCCAACGGCATACTGACGTTACACGAGGAGTACGGCATTTCGAAGGTCTTCGAAATTCTGCTCAAGAGCATTGTGGAGGCCCTTCAGCTGGATAGCGCGGACACGACGGTGTCTAAGCATTTCTCCACCTTCCTCTCTGAGTTCTCGAGCATCTCCCCAGAGCTCATCATTCCGCATCTGTCAAAGGTCAGCGATGAACTGCTCGACTGCCAGTCGCACATGCTACGCAACACCGTTCTGCAGATCTTAGCCGATGCCGTGATTAGTGACCTGACCGCCGAGGATCTCAGCGATGAAATGAAGGAGGTGCGCAACGAGTTCCTAGACCATCTGTACGACCACATCATGGACGGTTCCGCCCACGTGCGCACCAAGGCCCTGCACATTTTGGTGCACCTGAAGACCCAACATGCCATACCGCTCACCTATCTCACAAAGGTACTGGCCGCGGCTGTGGGTCGGCTAGAGGACAAGAGCTCGCTGGTGCGCAAGGCGGCCATGCAGTTGATCAAATCGACGCTCGAGAGCAATCCATTCTCGAGCAAGCTATCGCTGGAGGAGCTCCTCCACAAGCACCAGAATGAAGTAGAAATCATGGAGAAGCTCAACGAAGTGCTGGAGGCGGAGCGCAAAGAGGAGGAACGGCTCAATGAGCAATGGAGCGAAAGGGCGATCGAGATCTTGCCTGAAATTAAAGAGCATTTAACCGAAT TTCCCAATTTGGACTTCGACAAGGAGGAGAGCGACACAGAACTGCTGGAGAAGATATTGCCGCTCATGCGTGACAAGGAGTACAAGAAGGCCGTGGTTCTGGTACGCAAAATAGACTTCCTGGCAGGAAATCAAGAAATTGT TTCCATGCTGGAGTTCGAGGAGAAGGTCTTCTATGTTATGGAACTGCTTAAGACTTACCATCTGCTGGCCGCAGGCCTCAAGCAAAGC AGCGAGGAGATGCTGCGACAGATCAAGACGGTGCAGTTCCTCAAGGACAGCATCGATTACACCACCATTGTGACGGGTGCCTATCCCAAGCTGCAGGACCTGCTCATGTCCAAGACAAACACAGATGTCCTGGAGGCAGTGGACCTTTTCACCACCGGCTACATGTTCGGCATCGCCGGCACAGATGCCGGTATGCGGaagatgctgatgctggtgtgGTCGTCGGACAAGGAGAAGCGCGATGCCGTCTCCGAGGCCTATCGCCGGGTACTATTTACTACAGAGCTGCAGGCACGTGCTCATGCCATAAGGGTCGTGCAAAATCTCTCGAAATTTCTCGAGGAAATCGATTATGGACACTACTTGTCGCTAGAGACGCTGGTGGCCGACTGGGTGAACGTCGGGCAGATAGATGCCCTTGTCATTCAGGTACTGTTCGAGCGCTTCACCCTGAAGCTGGAGGGCACCACAAACAACGAGGCACGACTCGCCCTCGAGCTGCTGATCATGGCATCGAAGGCTAAGAACAGCATTGTCACCGCCAACACGGCGATCATCGAAGACATTGCCGTAGGGCAGCGCGCACGTAGCGAACCGCGCCTCTTCGCTGGCTGCCTGCGTCTACTGGTCAATAGCATCGATGCCaacaacaacgccaagtactATAAGCGCCACAACACCGACGCCAAGTTCGTGGTGGAGGTGATACGCTTCTTTTTGGACTGCTTCTTCCACGAGAAGCTCAAGGACTTTGATGGCATGGCCACAAGCGTGTTGGAGTACATCTACCGCATGTGGCAGTCCCTGTTTAGCAGATGGCAAAAGCGATATCGTCGCCGCATAAAGCCGGAGCTGAAAACAGAAAGTGATATTACAGTAAAACCGCCTTTGTCCGAAAGCTTGAATATTGAGAATAGTCTGCTGTCCGCTGAGAGCTTGGCGCGATTGGAACAAGCCGCAGATGCagaatttgaaaaatatatcgTTGAAGACGAAATGTCCGATGGCGGGGAGCAAACCACACATTCCGAAAGTCATGACAATGATAGATTTATCATTGAAGACCAGTTGTCCGATAGCATGGAAGAAGCCAGCCATTCTCAGTCCGAATCatcattaattttgtttttgcaacaAAGAAACAATGAGCTGCAAGCAGAGGCTGAATGCCTACGCGTAGAGAATACCCAATTAAGAATGGAGAACATATCCTTGAAAAAAAGCTTTGAGATCCATAAATGTTTCTTCGAATGA
- the Cap-D2 gene encoding condensin complex subunit 1 — MEETHDFQFILPLNSEDLVNSSGDHYYVKELYSSKEIPEKLLECKRKVSHDKDAFYILDTFDTYYSVIESNATDAASLRNLMRSFDLLYMTVEMLGQSLTETFADKGPPTNRIRHLNLTKMTLYLQVNVVRKIDSVAQRARRDQQMNLQKKRGKQPEALDQYPDWDEKRGKFLVQLFNILQLPLERLWAPPIVEEDFITMLCDICYRTLELTPMRHDNRHVFDTLFQILGTCIKRFNHAMTFPVRILQILRGTEHAAAAVANGILTLHEEYGISKVFEILLKSIVEALQLDSADTTVSKHFSTFLSEFSSISPELIIPHLSKVSDELLDCQSHMLRNTVLQILADAVISDLTAEDLSDEMKEVRNEFLDHLYDHIMDGSAHVRTKALHILVHLKTQHAIPLTYLTKVLAAAVGRLEDKSSLVRKAAMQLIKSTLESNPFSSKLSLEELLHKHQNEVEIMEKLNEVLEAERKEEERLNEQWSERAIEILPEIKEHLTEFPNLDFDKEESDTELLEKILPLMRDKEYKKAVVLVRKIDFLAGNQEIVSMLEFEEKVFYVMELLKTYHLLAAGLKQSSEEMLRQIKTVQFLKDSIDYTTIVTGAYPKLQDLLMSKTNTDVLEAVDLFTTGYMFGIAGTDAGMRKMLMLVWSSDKEKRDAVSEAYRRVLFTTELQARAHAIRVVQNLSKFLEEIDYGHYLSLETLVADWVNVGQIDALVIQVLFERFTLKLEGTTNNEARLALELLIMASKAKNSIVTANTAIIEDIAVGQRARSEPRLFAGCLRLLVNSIDANNNAKYYKRHNTDAKFVVEVIRFFLDCFFHEKLKDFDGMATSVLEYIYRMCQSPDVLVQDLLKELQKRFYHNWQGATAAPVNADKENELALESQPTEIAYTQPLSIPQTQTQGTQSPGGPPPGSCMPVFLVSRFMFCIGYMTIKEMIFLDMDVYNNMKYREELTAQQERDTRTQEAGRKAAQQQLLRRTMNVSAMEVRKRLSNSAAEPQQEPDEDLVGATAEDSIADEILAICEDMLIYDPNGLLHWLTPVIIDICKKPGEYRHPKLQQAATLTLARLMTVSSRFCESNMSFLMNILGLTTNIKIKCNTVVGLSDLTFRFPNIIEPWTGHFYAQLHETDTELRLTAVKMLSHLLLNEMIRVKSQISDMALCIIDENEEIQSITKEFFKEIANKSNILYNVLPDIISRLGDTNLRLEEHKYHIIMSYILGLIQKDRQIESLVEKLCLRFPMAHVERQWRDIAYCLSLLTYNERSINKLMDNMQNYRDKVQNDDVYASFRLIISNTNKLAKPELKAAVTEFETRLAECLAVKDPTADGADSSQNQADETRTANRTKAAGNRTKKGGRKPAPAAPAGRTTSRRGGRGRRAARVESSSDDASESDSD; from the exons ATGGAGGAGACGCATGACTTTCAGTTCATATTGCCACTGAATTCCGAGGATCTGGTCAACTCCAGCGGCGACCACTACTACGTCAAGGAGTTGTACAGCAGCAAAGAAATACCCGAAAAACTGCTGG AGTGCAAGCGCAAAGTGAGCCACGACAAGGATGCTTTCTACATTTTGGATACCTTCGACACGTACTACTCCGTCATCGAGTCGAACGCCACGGATGCGGCCTCCCTTCGGAACCTGATGCGTTCCTTCGACCTGCTGTACATGACTGTCGAGATGCTGGGCCAGAGCCTCACAGAGACTTTCGCAGACAAAGGGCCGCCCACGAACCGCATCCGCCATTTGAATCTCACCAAGATGACACTCTACCTGCAGGTGAACGTCGTCAGGAAGATCGACAGTGTGGCCCAGCGTGCGAGGCGCGACCAGCAGATGAATTTGCAGAAGAAACGCGGCAAGCAGCCTGAGGCCCTCGATCAGTACCCCGACTGGGATGAAAAGCGCGGCAAATTTCTCGTTCAGCTCTTCAATATCCTCCAGTTGCCGCTGGAGCGGCTCTGGGCCCCACCCATAGTTGAAGAGGACTTTATAAC GATGCTCTGTGACATTTGCTATCGCACTTTGGAGCTCACGCCGATGCGCCACGACAACCGACATGTGTTCGATACCCTGTTTCAGATTTTGGGCACATGCATTAAGCGCTTCAACCACGCCATGACCTTCCCGGTCCGCATACTGCAGATCCTGCGCGGCACTGAGCACGCCGCCGCAGCGGTGGCCAACGGCATACTGACGTTACACGAGGAGTACGGCATTTCGAAGGTCTTCGAAATTCTGCTCAAGAGCATTGTGGAGGCCCTTCAGCTGGATAGCGCGGACACGACGGTGTCTAAGCATTTCTCCACCTTCCTCTCTGAGTTCTCGAGCATCTCCCCAGAGCTCATCATTCCGCATCTGTCAAAGGTCAGCGATGAACTGCTCGACTGCCAGTCGCACATGCTACGCAACACAGTTCTGCAGATCTTAGCCGATGCCGTGATTAGTGACCTGACCGCCGAGGATCTCAGCGATGAAATGAAGGAGGTGCGCAACGAGTTCCTAGACCATCTGTACGACCACATCATGGACGGTTCCGCCCACGTGCGCACCAAGGCCCTGCACATTTTGGTGCACCTGAAGACCCAACATGCCATACCGCTCACCTATCTCACAAAGGTACTGGCCGCGGCTGTGGGTCGGCTAGAGGACAAGAGCTCGCTGGTGCGCAAGGCGGCCATGCAGTTGATCAAATCGACGCTCGAGAGCAATCCATTCTCGAGCAAGCTATCGCTGGAGGAGCTCCTCCACAAGCACCAGAATGAAGTAGAAATCATGGAGAAGCTCAACGAAGTGCTGGAGGCGGAGCGCAAAGAGGAGGAACGGCTCAATGAGCAATGGAGCGAAAGGGCGATCGAGATCTTGCCTGAAATTAAAGAGCATTTAACCGAAT TTCCCAATTTGGACTTCGACAAGGAGGAGAGCGACACAGAACTGCTGGAGAAGATATTGCCGCTCATGCGTGACAAGGAGTACAAGAAGGCCGTGGTTCTGGTACGCAAAATAGACTTCCTGGCAGGAAATCAAGAAATTGT TTCCATGCTGGAGTTCGAGGAGAAGGTCTTCTATGTTATGGAACTGCTTAAGACTTACCATCTGCTGGCCGCAGGCCTCAAGCAAAGC AGCGAGGAGATGCTGCGACAGATCAAGACGGTGCAGTTCCTCAAGGACAGCATCGATTACACCACCATTGTGACGGGTGCCTATCCCAAGCTGCAGGACCTGCTCATGTCCAAGACAAACACAGATGTCCTGGAGGCAGTGGACCTTTTCACCACCGGCTACATGTTCGGCATCGCCGGCACAGATGCCGGTATGCGGaagatgctgatgctggtgtgGTCGTCGGACAAGGAGAAGCGCGATGCCGTCTCCGAGGCCTATCGCCGGGTACTATTTACTACAGAGCTGCAGGCACGTGCTCATGCCATAAGGGTCGTGCAAAATCTCTCGAAATTTCTCGAGGAAATCGATTATGGACACTACTTGTCGCTAGAGACGCTGGTGGCCGACTGGGTGAACGTCGGGCAGATAGATGCCCTTGTCATTCAGGTACTGTTCGAGCGCTTCACCCTGAAGCTGGAGGGCACCACAAACAACGAGGCACGACTCGCCCTCGAGCTGCTGATCATGGCATCGAAGGCTAAGAACAGCATTGTCACCGCCAACACGGCGATCATCGAAGACATTGCCGTAGGGCAGCGCGCACGTAGCGAACCGCGCCTCTTCGCTGGCTGCCTGCGTCTACTGGTCAATAGCATCGATGCCaacaacaacgccaagtactATAAGCGCCACAACACCGACGCCAAGTTCGTGGTGGAGGTGATACGCTTCTTTTTGGACTGCTTCTTCCACGAGAAGCTCAAGGACTTTGATGGCATGGCCACAAGCGTGTTGGAGTACATCTACCGCATGTGCCAGTCCCCCGATGTGCTGGTCCAGGACCTGCTCAAGGAGCTCCAAAAGAGATTCTACCATAACTGGCAGGGCGCCACCGCCGCGCCAGTGAATGCCGACAAGGAAAACGAACTGGCATTGGAGTCGCAGCCGACAGAGATTGCGTACACACAGCCGCTGTCCAttccacagacacagacacagggcACCCAGAGCCCAGGGGGACCACCGCCTGGAAGTTGTATGCCCGTGTTTCTGGTGTCGCGATTTATGTTCTGCATCGGTTACATGACCATCAAAGAGATGATATTCCTGGACATGGATGTCTACAATAACATGAAGTACCGCGAGGAGCTCACAGCCCAGCAGGAGAGGGATACACGTACGCAAGAAGCTGGCAGGAAggccgcccagcagcagctgttgcgaCGCACCATGAACGTTTCGGCGATGGAGGTGCGTAAGCGTTTGTCCAACTCGGCCGCAGAGCCGCAACAGGAGCCGGACGAAGATTTGGTGGGGGCCACAGCAGAGGATAGCATTGCCGATGAGATCCTTGCCATATGCGAGGACATGCTGATTTACGATCCGAACGGCTTGCTCCACTGGCTGACGCCCGTCATCATTGATATCTGCAAGAAGCCGGGCGAGTACCGGCATCCGAAGCTTCAGCAGGCAGCGACCCTCACATTGGCCCGCCTGATGACAGTCTCATCGCGGTTCTGTGAGTCAAACATGTCCTTCCTGATGAACATCCTCGGTTTGACTACAAACATCAAGATCAAGTGCAACACGGTGGTGGGCCTGTCCGATCTCACCTTCCGCTTCCCGAACATCATTGAGCCGTGGACGGGGCACTTTTACGCACAGCTGCACGAGACTGATACGGAGCTGCGGCTGACGGCTGTCAAGATGCTGTCGCATCTCCTTCTGAACGAGATGATACGCGTGAAGAGCCAGATCTCGGACATGGCACTATGCATTATCGACGAAAACGAGGAGATACAGAGCATCACCAAGGAGTTCTTCAAGGAGATAGCCAATAAGTCAAACATCCTGTACAACGTGCTCCCCGACATCATTTCGCGTCTGGGCGACACCAACCTGCGTCTCGAGGAGCACAAGTACCACATCATCATGTCCTACATTTTGGGTCTCATCCAGAAGGACCGCCAGATCGAGTCGCTGGTGGAGAAACTCTGCCTGCGCTTCCCCATGGCCCATGTTGAGCGGCAGTGGCGCGACATAGCCTACTGCCTCAGCCTCCTGACCTACAACGAGCGTTCGATCAATAAGTTGATGGACAACATGCAGAACTACCGCGACAAGGTGCAGAACGACGATGTCTACGCGTCCTTCCGCCTGATCATCAGCAACACCAATAAGCTGGCCAAGCCCGAGCTGAAGGCCGCCGTCACAGAGTTCGAGACGCGCCTCGCCGAGTGCCTGGCGGTCAAAGATCCCACCGCCGATGGAGCCGACAGCAGTCAGAACCAGGCTGACGAGACACGAACGGCCAACAGAACCAAGGCCGCCGGCAACCGAACAAAGAAGGGGGGTCGCAAGCCTGCCCCTGCTGCACCTGCTGGCAGGACCACCAGCCGTCGTGGTGGTCGCGGTCGACGCGCAGCCCGCGTTGAGAGCTCCTCCGATGATGCCTCCGAGAGTGATAGCGACTGA
- the ScpX gene encoding non-specific lipid-transfer protein, translated as MTKTRVYVVGVGMTKFEKPGRRADVCYPDFAKEAITKALQDANIKYEEVQQAVTGYVYGDSTCGQRAVYEVGMTGIPVYNVNNNCSTGSSALYLAKQIIESGTSDCVLALGFEKMERGSLGAKYFDRANPMERHITEMGELTEIGPGPMAAQIFGNAGKEHMKKYGTKPEHFGKIAWKNHKHSVNNPYSQFRDEYTLEQIMKSPQVVEGVLTKLQCCPTSDGSGAAILASEQFVRRHGLEKQAVEIVGMEMASDPASTFADKSLMKIAGYDMTALASQRLFAKSGYKPQDVQVVELHDCFSANELVTYEALGLCGEGKAGEFIDRGDNTYGGKFVVNPSGGLISKGHPLGATGLAQCAELCWQLRGLAEKRQVNGAKLALQHNLGLGGAVVVALYRLGFPAANSVVHNLTAAAKAATNEDGFKVAPLLKVLEQAMQEDKDGLIEKVRAVYGFKVNNGPQGQTGFWVIDAKQGKGKIIFNGTQKCDVTFIISDEDVFELLTGKLPPQKAFFQGKIKIQGNMGFAMKLMDLQRSAQGRIEELRSKL; from the exons ATGACCAAGACCCGTGTGTATGTCGTCGGTGTGGGAATGACAAAG TTCGAGAAGCCCGGCCGTCGTGCTGATGTCTGCTATCCGGACTTTGCCAAGGAGGCCATCACCAAGGCTCTGCAGGACGCCAACATCAAGTACGAGGAGGTGCAACAGGCGGTGACCGGTTACGTCTATGGAGACTCCACCTGCGGCCAGCGTGCTGTCTATGAGGTCGGAATGACCGGCATTCCCGTCTACAATGTGAACAACAACTGCTCCACAGGATCTAGCGCCCTCTACCTGGCCAAGCAGATCATCGAGTCTGGAACCTCCGACTGTGTGCTGGCCCTGGGCTTCGAGAAGATGGAACGTGGCTCCCTGGGGGCAAAG TACTTTGACCGCGCCAACCCCATGGAGCGTCACATCACCGAGATGGGAGAGCTTACCGAAATTGGACCTGGACCCATGGCTGCCCAGATCTTCGGCAATGCTGGCAAGGAGCACATGAAGAAGTATGGCACCAAGCCCGAACACTTTGGAAAGATCGCCTGGAAGAACCACAAACACTCCGTCAATAATCC CTACTCGCAGTTCCGCGATGAATACACTCTGGAGCAGATTATGAAGTCTCCGCAGGTGGTCGAGGGAGTGCTGACCAAACTGCAGTGCTGCCCCACCTCTGACGGCTCTGGTGCTGCTATTCTGGCCTCCGAGCAGTTTGTGCGCCGCCATGGCTTGGAGAAGCAGGCTGTGGAGATCGTGGGCATGGAAATGGCCAGCGATCCAGCATCTACCTTCGCGGACAAGAGTCTGATGAAGATCGCCGGCTACGATATGACGGCTCTGGCTAGTCAACGTCTCTTTGCCAAGAGCGGCTACAAGCCACAGGATGTGCAGGTGGTGGAGCTGCACGATTGCTTCTCCGCCAACGAGCTGGTGACCTACGAGGCCCTGGGCTTGTGCGGTGAGGGCAAGGCTGGCGAGTTCATCGATCGCGGAGACAACACATACGGCGGCAAGTTCGTGGTGAACCCCAGCGGTGGACTAATTTCGAAGGGCCATCCCCTGGGAGCCACTGGCCTGGCCCAGTGCGCTGAATTGTGCTGGCAGTTGCGTGGCCTTGCTGAGAAGCGACAGGTGAATGGCGCCAAGCTGGCACTGCAGCACAATCTGGGTCTGGGCGGAGCTGTAGTGGTGGCTCTCTATCGCCTGGGTTTCCCAGCGGCGAACAGTGTGGTGCACAATCTTACGGCTGCTGCCAAGGCGGCCACCAACGAGGATGGTTTCAAGGTGGCGCCTCTACTGAAGGTGCTTGAACAGGCCATGCAGGAGGACAAGGATGGACTGATCGAAAAGGTGCGCGCCGTCTATGGCTTCAAGGTAAACAATGGACCCCAGGGACAGACTGGATTCTGGGTCATCGATGCCAAGCAGGGCAAAGGCAAGATTATTTTCAATGGCACAC AAAAATGTGATGTCACCTTCATCATCAGCGATGAGGATGTGTTCGAGCTGCTTACGGGTAAGCTGCCGCCGCAGAAGGCCTTCTTCCAGGGCAAGATCAAGATCCAGGGCAACATGGGCTTTGCCATGAAACTGATGGACCTGCAGCGCTCAGCCCAAGGCCGCATCGAGGAACTGCGCTCCAAGTTGTAA